One genomic region from Desulfobacterales bacterium encodes:
- a CDS encoding ATP-binding protein, with the protein MQPPGIHKRIFITVTIATLVLLAFALVMGLKSTRQTRDLVTEQFNQQQLIIARNVSLLIERELDFLKKEIKLLSKDISAEPFEPTANLEIIQKSFHRVIESGVWRIEVADLHSRNSYRYLPYSRWSVTEDADDIQIKLPTSDQPAGSDAVISQPQIKPHGIILTLALPLAGDASKLLIFNVNVSWLLTPFLSSIRSGKTGYAWVIDQNGIFLFHPVSDFVGKNASEVRKEKDPSLSYNVINFIQQEKMLKGLEGVDWYISGWHRGIIGKVKKLIAYTPIAVSANPPQQWSVAVVAPVAEVEGALKKGALWQLLLQGFVLSVILLGAGTVLFVVLRWSRTLEKTVAQRTAELKKSEEKYRSLVESAEDFIFTVDADGRFQSMNSFTANFFGGWPEKFLGKPLNSLFPDEITEKQVKLVRQVFTLGKSARDEFKINLGETEIWLSANFMPIKNEAGETGSVLCIARDITESKNLENQLINAEKLASLGTLAAGVAHEVNNPLGVILGFCDILLRKTEKNSQNYEDLKTIERQGFHCKEVVENLLSFARFGEGDYEYSDLNHCLTEIIKVVRHNLEMNNIELITRFADNIPLVKGEFRQLQQVFLNLINNAVAAIENGGVLQIKTDFEKGSRKAVVQFQDDGIGIRPEDMDHIFEPFFTTKPEGAGTGLGLFVSYGIISKYGGSIDCVSATETNLGKKKGTLFTIKLLTKPREE; encoded by the coding sequence ATGCAACCACCGGGAATCCATAAAAGAATTTTCATCACAGTGACCATTGCGACGCTTGTCCTTTTGGCGTTCGCCCTGGTGATGGGCTTAAAGTCAACCCGTCAGACGCGTGACCTGGTTACCGAACAGTTCAACCAGCAACAACTGATTATTGCCCGCAATGTAAGTCTTTTAATTGAAAGAGAACTGGACTTTTTAAAAAAGGAAATTAAACTCTTAAGTAAAGATATTTCCGCTGAACCATTTGAACCGACGGCCAATCTGGAAATAATCCAGAAAAGCTTCCATCGCGTCATTGAAAGCGGTGTTTGGCGCATAGAAGTCGCCGATCTTCACAGCCGCAACAGCTATCGCTACTTGCCGTACAGTCGTTGGTCTGTTACCGAAGATGCCGATGACATTCAAATCAAACTGCCGACATCGGATCAACCGGCCGGCAGCGATGCTGTCATATCGCAACCGCAAATTAAGCCGCACGGCATCATCCTCACCCTCGCTTTGCCGCTTGCCGGCGATGCATCAAAACTGTTAATATTCAACGTTAACGTTTCATGGTTGCTGACTCCCTTTCTCAGCAGCATCCGTTCCGGTAAAACCGGCTATGCCTGGGTAATCGATCAAAACGGAATCTTCCTTTTCCATCCTGTTTCCGATTTTGTAGGGAAAAACGCCTCCGAAGTTAGAAAAGAAAAAGACCCCAGTTTATCCTATAATGTTATCAATTTTATTCAGCAAGAGAAAATGCTCAAAGGCTTGGAGGGTGTTGACTGGTATATTTCCGGCTGGCACCGCGGCATTATCGGAAAAGTCAAAAAGTTGATCGCCTATACCCCCATTGCCGTATCCGCTAATCCGCCCCAGCAGTGGTCGGTGGCGGTGGTCGCCCCCGTTGCAGAGGTTGAAGGCGCCCTGAAAAAAGGAGCTTTATGGCAATTGCTGCTGCAGGGGTTCGTTCTGTCCGTCATTCTGCTGGGCGCCGGCACAGTTCTGTTTGTTGTCTTGCGGTGGTCGCGAACCCTTGAAAAGACGGTTGCACAACGAACCGCAGAGCTGAAAAAATCAGAAGAAAAATACCGTTCCCTGGTGGAAAGCGCCGAGGACTTTATCTTTACGGTGGATGCTGACGGCCGGTTTCAATCCATGAACAGTTTTACGGCCAATTTCTTCGGCGGCTGGCCTGAAAAGTTTTTGGGCAAACCCCTCAACAGTTTATTTCCCGATGAAATCACCGAAAAGCAGGTTAAACTGGTACGCCAGGTCTTTACGCTGGGAAAAAGCGCCCGGGATGAATTTAAAATAAACTTGGGCGAGACTGAAATTTGGCTTAGCGCCAATTTCATGCCCATCAAAAATGAAGCCGGCGAAACCGGATCGGTCTTATGTATCGCCCGTGACATCACCGAAAGCAAAAATCTGGAGAACCAGTTGATCAATGCCGAAAAACTGGCATCACTGGGGACCCTGGCGGCCGGAGTCGCCCATGAAGTCAATAATCCTTTAGGCGTTATTTTAGGTTTCTGTGACATCCTGCTGCGCAAAACGGAAAAAAACTCGCAGAATTACGAAGATCTGAAGACCATTGAACGGCAGGGGTTTCATTGCAAGGAGGTTGTTGAAAACCTGCTGAGTTTCGCCCGTTTTGGGGAAGGCGACTATGAGTATTCGGATCTCAATCATTGTCTGACGGAGATCATCAAAGTCGTGCGGCATAACCTGGAGATGAATAATATCGAGCTGATCACCCGGTTTGCAGACAATATCCCGCTGGTGAAAGGAGAATTTCGACAACTGCAGCAGGTCTTTTTAAATCTGATCAACAATGCCGTTGCGGCCATAGAGAACGGCGGCGTCCTGCAGATTAAAACAGATTTTGAAAAAGGCAGCCGCAAAGCCGTTGTTCAATTTCAGGACGACGGCATCGGTATTCGTCCCGAAGATATGGATCATATTTTCGAACCCTTTTTTACAACCAAGCCGGAAGGGGCCGGAACCGGACTGGGCCTGTTTGTCAGCTACGGCATTATTTCAAAGTACGGCGGCTCCATTGATTGTGTCAGCGCCACCGAAACCAACCTCGGCAAAAAAAAGGGGACGCTTTTTACCATTAAATTGCTCACGAAACCGCGGGAGGAATAA
- a CDS encoding response regulator — MIKIPTRVLLVDDEVDFVEMLSLRLNEVGEKVTPAHSGRECLDILGQKVIDVVILDIRMPGMDGIETLREIKKRFPLVEVMMLTGHGTTETAVEGMKLGAFDYLMKPADFDELLLKLEIARKRKDEQEERIRKAEARLLLRKSGDI; from the coding sequence ATGATCAAAATACCGACCAGGGTATTGCTTGTGGATGACGAAGTTGACTTTGTGGAAATGCTCAGCCTCCGGTTGAATGAGGTCGGTGAAAAGGTAACACCGGCCCACAGCGGGAGGGAATGCCTGGATATTCTGGGACAAAAGGTCATCGATGTCGTCATTCTGGATATCCGCATGCCGGGGATGGATGGGATTGAAACGCTGCGGGAGATCAAAAAAAGATTTCCGCTGGTGGAAGTGATGATGCTGACGGGTCACGGAACCACTGAAACGGCGGTGGAAGGGATGAAACTCGGGGCATTCGACTACCTGATGAAACCGGCCGACTTTGATGAATTGCTGCTGAAACTGGAAATCGCCCGCAAACGAAAAGATGAACAGGAAGAGCGCATCAGAAAAGCGGAAGCCAGACTGCTGCTGAGAAAAAGCGGGGATATTTAG